A single window of Nicotiana tomentosiformis chromosome 1, ASM39032v3, whole genome shotgun sequence DNA harbors:
- the LOC104121693 gene encoding uncharacterized protein, with amino-acid sequence MGSETIEGLFLDMNMVKEDQSFMGSSSSGRKSPFTEVKSYRFGFSRNLIKFPARTLNVIELGTNIFTVMNKLRLLQISYTHLNGAYNDFPKNLRWLYWRGFPLKSMPNDVPLESLAVLDMRNSCLERLWDGGRVLLLVKFLNLSHSRSLVRTPDFSGLPMLEKLVLKECVNLVEALFERGLISLFLPGSKVPNWYCHKNVGEAISFTVPALPDLKIQGLTVCSVYTIDWKVWTEGIQFYLIIHNEQKNVKLIYSPTCYGLPEAHKEMLWFSHWKFRSQLDTGDTLNVTVLTMTGFNIKEIGIHIMHGEQVDMISDSNSQEMQRDYPYQGTIPAERQGPVDLYCFGHMGIGLNFILPYIP; translated from the exons ATG GGCTCAGAGACAATTGAAGGTCTTTTCCTTGACATGAATATGGTAAAGGAAGATCAATCCTTCATGGGAAGTTCTAGCAGTGGAAGAAAGTCGCCGTTTACAGAAGTTAAGAGTTATCGGTTCGGTTTCTCCAGGAATCTCATCAAGTTTCCTGCAAGAACCTTAAATGTGATTGAATTGGGAACAAATATCTTTACAGTTATGAACAAGCTTAGACTGCTTCAGATCAGTTATACACATCTAAATGGTGCTTATAATGATTTTCCCAAGAACCTGAGGTGGCTATATTGGAGAGGTTTTCCTTTAAAGAGTATGCCAAATGATGTTCCATTGGAGAGCTTGGCTGTTCTTGACATGAGGAACAGCTGTTTGGAAAGACTATGGGATGGAGGAAGG GTGCTTCTGCTGGTAAAATTTCTCAACCTCAGCCATTCTCGTTCTCTTGTCAGAACTCCTGATTTTTCAGGACTCCCAATGCTGGAGAAGCTTGTTCTTAAAGAGTGTGTCAATCTAGTTGAG GCATTGTTTGAAAGAGGACTGATCAGCCTATTTCTTCCGGGGAGCAAGGTTCCTAATTGGTATTGTCACAAAAATGTAGGAGAAGCTATATCTTTCACTGTCCCTGCACTTCCTGATCTCAAGATCCAGGGCTTAACTGTGTGCTCAGTTTACACAATTGACTGGAAAGTCTGGACTGAGGGTATCCAATTTTATTTGATAATCCATAATGAGCAAAAGAATGTGAAACTGATTTATAGCCCGACTTGCTATGGTCTTCCTGAAGCCCACAAAGAAATGTTATGGTTCAGCCACTGGAAATTTCGGAGTCAGCTGGATACTGGTGACACACTGAATGTCACAGTGCTTACTATGACAGGTTTTAACATCAAGGAGATCGGTATTCACATAATGCATGGTGAGCAAGTAGACATGATTTCTGACTCAAACAGTCAAGAAATGCAGCGAGATTATCCTTATCAGGGGACAATCCCTGCCGAACGTCAAGGGCCTGTAGATTTATACTGCTTTGGCCATATGGGGATTGGATTGAACTTCATTTTGCCATATATACCATGA